A genomic region of Pseudomonas sp. KU43P contains the following coding sequences:
- a CDS encoding MauE/DoxX family redox-associated membrane protein: MLDPVLVIAASTALAALLASAASHKLRDWRAFNGIVRAYQVLPRALVPGATASLALAELALALALLLPTWRSLAALGVVLLMALYASAIGLNLWRGRRDIDCGCSGPGAAQPLRPVLLLRNLVIALLAGLAAWPMAERALGALDIFVVIAAGAVALLIHVAVDGLLANQPRLAKLTGR; the protein is encoded by the coding sequence ATGCTCGACCCTGTCCTGGTGATAGCCGCCAGTACCGCACTGGCGGCGCTGCTGGCCAGCGCTGCCAGCCACAAGCTGCGTGACTGGCGCGCCTTCAACGGCATCGTGCGCGCCTATCAGGTGCTGCCCAGGGCGCTGGTGCCCGGTGCAACGGCCAGCCTGGCGCTGGCGGAGCTTGCCCTGGCGCTGGCCCTGCTGCTGCCCACTTGGCGCAGCCTGGCGGCGCTTGGCGTGGTGCTGCTGATGGCGCTGTACGCCAGCGCCATCGGCCTCAACCTGTGGCGCGGGCGCCGCGACATCGACTGCGGCTGCTCAGGCCCAGGCGCTGCGCAGCCGCTGCGCCCGGTACTGCTGCTGCGCAACCTGGTGATTGCCCTGCTTGCGGGCCTTGCGGCCTGGCCCATGGCCGAACGCGCTCTGGGCGCGCTGGATATCTTCGTGGTGATCGCGGCCGGTGCCGTGGCGCTGCTGATTCATGTAGCGGTGGATGGCCTGCTGGCCAACCAGCCGCGTCTTGCCAAATTGACTGGGAGATAA
- the mauD gene encoding methylamine dehydrogenase accessory protein MauD, whose amino-acid sequence MQLLIASNILLWLLLIAVAFIVMALVRQIGVLHGRIAPAGALMVDKGVTVNDPAPQVTAADRHGRPVNIGYRSERSQLLFFLAPGCPVCKSLLPAVKSIAKDNSGELDVIYVSDGDFAEQQALIEANGLQQATYVVGPEIGMTYQIGKLPYAVLIDSAGTLRAKGLVNSREHLDSLFETVHLGSASLQHYLHGEHKHDHAHDHAHPHSAQH is encoded by the coding sequence ATGCAACTGCTTATCGCATCGAACATCCTGCTCTGGCTGCTGCTGATCGCCGTGGCCTTCATCGTCATGGCCCTGGTGCGCCAGATCGGCGTGCTGCACGGACGCATCGCCCCGGCGGGCGCGCTGATGGTGGACAAGGGCGTCACCGTCAACGATCCGGCCCCACAAGTGACCGCCGCCGACCGCCACGGCCGCCCGGTGAACATTGGTTACCGCAGCGAGCGTTCGCAGCTGCTGTTCTTCCTCGCCCCCGGCTGCCCGGTGTGCAAGTCGCTGCTGCCGGCGGTGAAGTCGATCGCCAAGGACAACAGCGGCGAGCTGGACGTGATCTACGTCAGCGACGGCGACTTCGCCGAACAGCAGGCGCTGATCGAGGCCAACGGCTTGCAGCAGGCCACCTACGTGGTCGGTCCGGAAATCGGCATGACCTACCAGATCGGCAAGCTGCCTTACGCCGTGCTGATCGACTCGGCCGGCACCCTGCGCGCCAAAGGCCTGGTGAACTCCCGCGAACACCTCGACAGCCTGTTCGAGACCGTGCACCTGGGCAGCGCCAGCCTGCAGCACTACCTGCATGGCGAGCACAAGCACGACCACGCCCATGACCACGCCCACCCCCACAGCGCGCAGCACTGA
- a CDS encoding methylamine dehydrogenase light chain, with protein MSFLDKLFERSSRHVADTTSRRKVLARLGSLIVAGAALPVLLPIDRTAKALAADEPKMGDPGDPTSCDYWRNCSIDGFLCSCCGGSITSCPPGTDASLVTWIGTCRNPADGKNYIISYNDCCGKHACGQCACSRNDDEQPLYRPFNNNDINWCLGAESKIYNCTVTIIRGVAV; from the coding sequence ATGAGTTTTCTCGACAAACTGTTTGAACGCTCCAGCCGCCATGTCGCCGACACCACCTCGCGGCGCAAGGTGCTGGCGCGCCTCGGCTCGCTGATCGTGGCCGGCGCCGCCCTGCCGGTGCTGCTGCCGATCGACCGCACCGCCAAGGCGCTGGCTGCCGATGAGCCGAAGATGGGCGACCCGGGCGACCCAACCAGCTGCGACTACTGGCGCAACTGTTCGATCGATGGCTTCCTCTGCTCGTGCTGCGGCGGCTCGATCACCTCCTGCCCGCCAGGCACCGATGCCTCCCTGGTGACCTGGATCGGCACCTGCCGCAACCCGGCCGATGGCAAGAACTACATCATCTCGTACAACGACTGCTGCGGTAAGCACGCCTGCGGCCAGTGCGCCTGCTCGCGCAACGATGACGAACAGCCGCTGTATCGGCCATTCAACAACAACGACATCAACTGGTGCCTGGGGGCCGAGTCGAAGATCTACAACTGCACCGTCACCATCATCCGCGGCGTGGCGGTGTAG
- a CDS encoding cytochrome C: MKGVTALLLLCLLAPLAQARTLPNPNQRPAPGNEVPPVPIAQAGYSTPVNYQLQCAGCHRDHGEGSAANDTPRMQGFVGNFLKVPGGREFLVRVPGISQSALNDQQIADLLNWLLAKDGMAGDSTPQQWQPYSGEEVQRVRHNSMLNLPHVRAGLIEAMQAKGIVISDGLGH, encoded by the coding sequence ATGAAGGGTGTGACGGCGCTTCTGCTGCTGTGCCTGCTGGCGCCACTGGCCCAGGCCAGAACCCTGCCCAACCCCAACCAGCGCCCGGCACCGGGCAACGAGGTGCCGCCGGTGCCGATTGCCCAGGCCGGGTACTCGACGCCGGTGAACTACCAGTTGCAGTGCGCCGGCTGTCACCGCGACCACGGCGAAGGGTCGGCGGCCAACGACACACCGCGCATGCAGGGTTTTGTCGGCAACTTCCTGAAAGTACCGGGTGGGCGCGAATTCCTGGTGCGGGTGCCAGGGATTTCCCAGTCGGCGCTGAACGATCAGCAGATTGCCGACCTGCTCAACTGGCTGCTGGCCAAGGATGGGATGGCGGGCGACAGCACGCCGCAACAGTGGCAACCCTACAGCGGTGAAGAAGTGCAGCGGGTGCGCCATAACAGCATGCTCAACCTGCCCCATGTGCGGGCCGGGTTGATCGAAGCGATGCAGGCCAAGGGGATCGTCATCAGCGACGGGCTTGGCCACTGA
- the msuE gene encoding FMN reductase, with protein sequence MSAPLNVVALSGGTSRPSRTLALTEAILAELGQHLNIKPHLIELGDIARPLGAALWRSELPESVEQQLRLVEKADLLVVASPVYRGSFPGHFKHLFDLIGQDALVDTPVLLAATGGSERHALVLDHQLRPLFSFLQALTLPIGVYASQAELADYQVSSEGLNARIRLAAERAVPLFGAHHALRKSA encoded by the coding sequence ATGAGCGCCCCCCTGAACGTCGTTGCCCTGTCCGGCGGCACCAGCCGCCCTTCGCGTACCCTGGCCCTGACCGAGGCCATCCTCGCCGAACTCGGCCAGCACCTGAACATCAAGCCCCACCTGATCGAGCTGGGCGACATCGCCCGCCCCCTGGGCGCCGCGCTGTGGCGCAGCGAACTGCCGGAGTCCGTGGAGCAACAGCTGCGCCTAGTGGAAAAGGCCGACCTGTTGGTGGTGGCCTCGCCGGTCTACCGCGGCAGCTTCCCAGGCCACTTCAAGCACTTGTTCGACCTGATCGGCCAGGATGCCCTGGTTGACACCCCCGTGTTGCTGGCCGCCACCGGCGGCAGCGAACGCCACGCCCTGGTGCTGGACCACCAGCTGCGCCCGCTGTTCAGCTTCCTCCAGGCTCTGACCCTGCCGATCGGCGTGTATGCAAGCCAGGCCGAGCTGGCCGACTACCAAGTGTCCAGTGAGGGCTTGAACGCCCGCATCCGCCTCGCCGCCGAGCGCGCCGTGCCGTTGTTCGGCGCCCACCACGCGCTGCGCAAGAGCGCCTGA
- a CDS encoding acyl-CoA dehydrogenase family protein, with the protein MNAPVTPAQRPALAIARELAGQFAHSAVERDERGGTPKAERDALRASGLLSLAIPQAFGGQGASWQQTFEVVREFARVDSSLAHVFGFHHLMLATVRLFSRPEQWQPWFEQTARKHWFWGNALNPLDTRTVVKHFDGWCEFSGKKSFCSGASDSEMLIASAVDERAGGKLLIAAIPSGRTGITLHNDWNNIGQRQTDSGSATFERVRVELGELLLDPGPLSTPFAALRPLIAQLHFANLFLGIAEGAFDEARQYTLKESRPWFRSGATSTADDPYVLRHYGEFWVGLESMRLLIERAAEQLDRAWAKEHALSAEERGDLALAIGTAKVAATRHGLDICNRLFEVTGARATHASLRFDRHWRNLRTQTLHDPVDYRIHELGEWALSGKRPAPSFYS; encoded by the coding sequence ATGAATGCACCGGTAACCCCTGCCCAGCGCCCCGCCCTGGCGATTGCCCGCGAACTGGCCGGGCAGTTCGCCCACAGCGCCGTCGAGCGTGACGAACGCGGCGGCACGCCCAAGGCTGAGCGCGACGCGTTGCGCGCCAGCGGCCTGCTGTCGCTGGCGATTCCGCAGGCCTTCGGCGGCCAGGGCGCCAGCTGGCAGCAAACCTTCGAGGTGGTGCGCGAGTTCGCCCGCGTCGACAGCTCGCTGGCGCACGTGTTCGGCTTCCATCACCTGATGCTGGCCACCGTGCGCCTGTTTTCGCGCCCCGAACAGTGGCAGCCGTGGTTCGAACAGACCGCGCGCAAGCACTGGTTCTGGGGCAACGCGCTCAACCCACTGGACACCCGCACGGTGGTCAAGCACTTCGATGGCTGGTGCGAGTTTTCCGGCAAGAAGAGCTTCTGCTCCGGCGCCAGCGACTCGGAAATGCTGATTGCCTCGGCCGTGGACGAACGCGCCGGCGGCAAGCTGCTGATTGCCGCGATCCCCAGTGGCCGCACCGGCATCACCCTGCACAACGACTGGAACAACATCGGCCAGCGCCAGACCGACAGTGGCAGCGCCACCTTCGAACGGGTGCGGGTCGAGCTGGGTGAACTGCTGCTCGACCCCGGCCCGCTGAGCACCCCGTTCGCCGCCCTGCGCCCGCTGATCGCGCAGCTGCATTTCGCCAACCTGTTCCTCGGCATCGCCGAAGGCGCATTCGACGAAGCCCGCCAGTACACGCTCAAGGAAAGCCGGCCGTGGTTCCGTTCAGGCGCCACCAGTACCGCCGACGACCCTTATGTACTGCGCCACTACGGCGAATTCTGGGTCGGCCTGGAAAGCATGCGGCTGCTGATCGAACGGGCCGCTGAGCAACTGGACCGGGCCTGGGCCAAGGAGCATGCGCTCAGCGCCGAAGAACGCGGCGACCTGGCCCTGGCCATCGGTACCGCCAAGGTCGCGGCCACCCGCCACGGCCTGGACATCTGCAACCGCCTGTTCGAAGTCACCGGCGCCCGCGCCACCCACGCTTCGCTGCGCTTCGACCGCCATTGGCGCAACCTGAGAACGCAAACCCTGCACGACCCGGTGGATTACCGCATCCACGAGCTCGGCGAGTGGGCTCTCAGCGGCAAGCGCCCTGCCCCATCCTTCTATTCCTAA
- the sfnR gene encoding sigma54-dependent transcriptional activator SfnR → MQLLTLPPSPQLATSIRATAQVFEDPKSQALLAHLQQVAPSEASVLIIGETGTGKELVARHIHNLSGRRNGPFVAVNCGAFSESLVEAELFGHEKGAFTGALAAKAGWFEEANGGTLFLDEIGDLPLPIQVKLLRVLQEREVVRLGSRKSIPINVRVLAATNVQLEKAINAGHFREDLYYRLNVVTLQLHPLRDRPGDILPLARHFIRSYSERLNYGPVELSPKAQAKLVEYSWPGNIRELENVIHHSLLTCGDGLVQAQDLRLSNLRLERQEEETVSNGVDDLLLQAFSRLYEEQPGDLYEKVENALLRSAYHFCHYNQVHTAQLLGLSRNVTRTRLIAIGELVVNKRRVQEEQVVDARVVRLSI, encoded by the coding sequence ATGCAATTGCTGACCCTCCCCCCGTCCCCGCAACTGGCTACCTCGATCAGGGCGACCGCACAGGTCTTCGAAGACCCTAAATCGCAGGCGCTGCTCGCCCACCTGCAACAGGTCGCCCCCAGTGAGGCCAGCGTCCTGATCATCGGCGAAACCGGCACGGGCAAGGAGCTGGTCGCGCGCCATATCCACAACCTCAGCGGCCGCCGCAACGGCCCATTCGTGGCAGTCAACTGCGGTGCGTTCTCCGAGTCGCTGGTCGAGGCCGAGCTGTTCGGCCATGAAAAGGGCGCCTTCACCGGCGCCCTGGCGGCCAAGGCCGGCTGGTTCGAGGAAGCCAATGGCGGCACGCTGTTCCTCGACGAGATCGGCGACCTGCCGCTGCCGATCCAGGTCAAACTGCTGCGCGTGCTGCAAGAGCGCGAGGTGGTGCGGCTGGGGTCGCGCAAGAGCATCCCCATCAATGTGCGGGTGCTGGCGGCGACCAACGTGCAGCTGGAGAAGGCCATCAATGCCGGGCATTTCCGCGAGGACCTGTACTACCGGCTGAACGTGGTGACCCTGCAACTGCACCCACTGCGTGACCGGCCGGGGGATATCCTGCCACTGGCCCGGCACTTCATCCGTAGCTACAGCGAACGGCTGAACTACGGGCCGGTGGAGCTGAGCCCCAAGGCCCAGGCCAAGCTGGTCGAATACAGCTGGCCGGGCAATATTCGCGAGCTGGAGAACGTGATTCATCACAGCCTGCTGACGTGCGGTGACGGGCTGGTGCAGGCGCAGGATCTGCGTCTGTCCAACCTGCGCCTGGAGCGGCAGGAGGAGGAAACCGTGAGCAATGGCGTGGATGACCTGCTGCTGCAGGCGTTCAGCCGTTTGTACGAGGAGCAGCCTGGGGATTTGTACGAGAAGGTCGAGAATGCGTTACTGCGCTCGGCGTATCACTTCTGCCATTACAACCAAGTGCATACCGCGCAGTTGCTGGGGTTGTCACGCAACGTCACGCGTACGCGGCTGATTGCGATCGGAGAGCTGGTGGTGAACAAGCGGCGGGTGCAGGAAGAACAGGTAGTGGATGCTCGGGTGGTGCGGTTGTCGATCTGA
- a CDS encoding DUF2798 domain-containing protein, which yields MIIPDIMIDPIIRAMPYSMSLTYIVVGFVVGFVVRFVISLVVGFMVRFVVSLMVGPIISPITPTFTAA from the coding sequence ATGATCATCCCCGACATCATGATTGACCCCATCATCCGCGCCATGCCCTACTCCATGAGCCTCACCTACATCGTGGTTGGCTTCGTGGTTGGCTTCGTGGTTCGCTTCGTGATTAGCCTCGTGGTTGGCTTCATGGTTCGCTTCGTGGTTAGCCTCATGGTTGGCCCCATCATCAGCCCCATTACGCCCACTTTCACCGCGGCCTGA
- a CDS encoding MFS transporter produces the protein MTAQPALLAGHVQSARVPVIIGAALFMELLDSTAVMTALPQMAADFGEPGLRMNLVVSLYMLALALCVPVSGWAAERFRPRQVMLLAMGLFTGASLACALADTLWQLCLGRMLQGAAGALMTPVGQVIILRWSSREQLLQAMSWLALPALVGPLLGPLLGGLLVTVLSWHWIFLVNLPICLVGCWLIVRHVPDYPARPVPRLDVRGLLLSGGALAMLVFGLESLGLGQLPQLWALALAAGGVLCALGYLLHARYHPNPLVDLSLLRLRSFGVAQAGGGLFRLGSAAQPFLIVLLLQNCLGMSPLAAGWLVVSGGVGALLMKLLAVPLVRRYGYRRVLSCNAVLSGAGIALCAGFDRDTAVWLMALVLFAAGLVRSLQFSTLGAASYQDVPGERSAAASSLSAMSVQLTMALSVSLAGLLLGVLAGADGRSETSVADITTVMLLCAAMCGLSAWVFRRLAN, from the coding sequence TTGACCGCCCAGCCGGCCTTACTGGCCGGCCATGTGCAAAGCGCCCGGGTGCCGGTGATCATCGGTGCCGCGCTGTTCATGGAGCTGCTCGACAGCACCGCCGTGATGACCGCCTTGCCGCAGATGGCCGCCGATTTCGGCGAGCCAGGCCTGCGTATGAACCTGGTGGTGTCGCTGTACATGCTCGCGCTGGCGTTGTGTGTGCCGGTCAGCGGCTGGGCGGCCGAGCGCTTTCGCCCGCGCCAGGTGATGCTGCTGGCGATGGGGCTGTTCACCGGCGCCTCGCTGGCCTGCGCGCTGGCCGATACGCTGTGGCAACTGTGCCTTGGGCGCATGCTGCAGGGCGCGGCCGGGGCGCTGATGACGCCGGTGGGGCAAGTGATCATCCTGCGCTGGTCGAGCCGCGAGCAGTTGCTCCAGGCCATGTCATGGTTGGCCTTGCCGGCGTTGGTCGGGCCGTTGCTCGGGCCGCTGCTGGGCGGCTTGCTGGTGACGGTGCTGTCGTGGCACTGGATCTTTCTGGTCAACCTGCCGATCTGCCTGGTGGGCTGCTGGCTGATCGTGCGCCATGTGCCGGACTACCCGGCACGCCCGGTGCCACGCCTGGACGTGCGCGGCCTGCTGCTCAGTGGCGGCGCCCTGGCCATGCTGGTATTCGGTCTGGAATCGCTGGGGTTGGGGCAATTGCCCCAGCTCTGGGCGTTGGCCCTGGCCGCGGGTGGGGTTTTATGCGCGCTGGGGTACCTGCTGCATGCGCGGTATCACCCCAACCCATTGGTCGATCTCTCGCTGCTGCGCCTGCGCAGTTTCGGCGTAGCCCAGGCAGGCGGCGGGCTGTTTCGCCTGGGCTCGGCGGCGCAACCGTTCCTGATCGTGTTGCTGTTGCAGAACTGCCTGGGCATGAGCCCGTTGGCCGCCGGGTGGCTGGTGGTCAGTGGCGGTGTCGGTGCGCTGTTGATGAAGTTGCTGGCCGTACCGCTGGTGCGCCGCTACGGCTATCGGCGGGTACTGAGCTGCAACGCTGTGCTCAGTGGCGCCGGCATCGCCCTGTGCGCCGGGTTTGACCGCGACACGGCGGTGTGGCTGATGGCCTTGGTGCTGTTTGCTGCGGGGTTGGTACGCTCGTTGCAGTTCTCCACCTTGGGTGCGGCAAGCTACCAGGATGTGCCCGGCGAGCGCTCGGCGGCCGCCAGTTCGTTGTCGGCGATGTCGGTGCAGTTGACCATGGCGCTGTCGGTCAGCCTGGCCGGGTTGTTGTTGGGCGTATTGGCCGGTGCTGACGGGCGCAGCGAAACGTCGGTGGCGGATATCACCACAGTGATGCTGTTGTGCGCGGCGATGTGCGGGCTGTCGGCGTGGGTGTTCCGGCGCTTGGCCAACTGA
- a CDS encoding acyl-CoA dehydrogenase family protein, with protein MTTFQRFPTQPPATSITALKARITALLPAIAEGAAQRERDRQLPHEAIAQLAAAGLYTVRIPSQYGGLGGSVSDVIELLLQVASADSNIAQALRPGFAFVEGLLVSRADGAEQERERWFARYLDGAVIGNAGWEVGGANGAIAARLVREGEHFRANGSKFYSTGALFAHYVSAVALDEDEQPVSFILPREREGLELVDDFDAMGQRLTASGTTHLRNVRVEASDIRTRTVEEGKRTLVTPFLQLFLGTVLAGIARNALNDATRFAREHARPIKHSTASRSVDDPYVELSVGDIAARAYGAEALVLRAAATIDKAWAANLDEAAVEQAAIEVAQAQYLVAELALKAAETLFDVGGASTTGRQHNLDRHWRNARTVANHNPRQWKAAVVGAWQLKGTQPPVSGLF; from the coding sequence ATGACCACTTTCCAACGCTTCCCCACCCAACCTCCCGCCACCAGCATCACCGCACTCAAGGCCCGCATCACGGCCCTGCTACCCGCCATCGCCGAAGGCGCCGCCCAGCGCGAGCGTGACCGCCAGTTGCCCCACGAAGCCATCGCCCAGCTCGCCGCCGCCGGTCTCTACACGGTGCGCATTCCCAGCCAATACGGCGGCCTAGGTGGCAGCGTTTCTGATGTGATCGAACTGCTGCTGCAAGTCGCTTCAGCCGACTCCAACATCGCCCAGGCCCTGCGCCCCGGTTTCGCCTTCGTCGAAGGCCTGCTGGTGTCGCGGGCCGACGGCGCCGAGCAGGAGCGCGAGCGCTGGTTCGCCCGCTACCTGGACGGTGCAGTGATCGGCAACGCCGGCTGGGAAGTGGGCGGCGCCAATGGCGCCATCGCCGCGCGCCTGGTGCGCGAGGGTGAGCACTTTCGCGCCAATGGCAGCAAGTTCTACAGCACCGGCGCGCTCTTCGCCCATTACGTCAGCGCCGTGGCGCTGGACGAGGACGAGCAGCCGGTGTCGTTCATCCTGCCGCGTGAGCGCGAGGGCCTGGAACTGGTCGACGATTTCGACGCCATGGGCCAGCGCCTGACTGCCAGCGGCACCACCCACCTGCGCAATGTACGGGTCGAGGCCAGCGACATTCGCACGCGGACCGTGGAGGAGGGCAAGCGCACGCTCGTCACACCATTCCTGCAATTGTTCCTGGGCACAGTGCTGGCTGGCATAGCTCGCAACGCGCTGAACGATGCCACGCGCTTTGCCCGTGAACACGCCCGGCCGATCAAGCACAGCACGGCCAGCCGTTCGGTGGATGACCCTTATGTCGAACTGTCGGTAGGCGATATCGCGGCCCGCGCCTATGGTGCCGAAGCGCTGGTGCTCAGGGCCGCTGCGACCATCGACAAGGCCTGGGCGGCAAACCTGGATGAGGCCGCCGTGGAGCAGGCCGCCATCGAGGTGGCACAGGCCCAGTACCTGGTCGCGGAGCTGGCGCTCAAGGCGGCCGAGACGCTGTTCGACGTGGGCGGCGCCTCCACTACCGGCCGCCAGCACAACCTCGACCGGCACTGGCGCAACGCACGCACAGTGGCCAACCACAACCCGCGTCAATGGAAGGCTGCCGTGGTCGGCGCCTGGCAACTCAAGGGTACCCAGCCGCCTGTTTCGGGGCTGTTTTGA
- a CDS encoding dipeptide ABC transporter ATP-binding protein, producing MSDKTLIVEGLNVAFEGRNVVRDLSLVLAPGRCVALVGESGSGKSVSARSLVGLAGARAQVSARRLSFDGHDLLALRERQWRSVRGRDIGFVLQDALVSLDPLRPVGKEILEVLQAHQYGDRHSRAERVHELLGRVGVPDVELRARQRPGQLSGGLRQRALIASALALDPALVIADEPTTALDATVQAQILQVFQQIKARGASLLIISHDLAVVAQLADEVVVLRHGEVVEQGPMQQVLRQPRHPYTQALLAAVPAEHPRGSRLSPERAGVRRAPRLRLHSDVLLEGRGLGKRYLGPDGRLRQVVQGVDFTLRAGRTLGIVGESGSGKTTVARIALGLLQPDEGEVLYRGQPWNRPGNAVSEAVRRPLRREISVIYQDPLGSFDPRWSVAQILDDALQVAGIEAAARPARIAVLLGQVRLPAELAQRRPLQLSGGQRQRVAIARAIASEPKLIICDEPVSALDVSVQAQVLDLLADLQDELGLAYLFISHDLGVIRHVSDEVLVMRHGQVVEQAPVEQLFERPAHEYTQRLLGAVPRLPGSGAELVVPPLDLEHEAFDLFDESRLWKIAI from the coding sequence ATGAGTGACAAGACCTTGATCGTCGAAGGGCTGAACGTGGCCTTCGAGGGCCGCAACGTGGTGCGCGACTTGTCCCTGGTCCTGGCGCCGGGCCGGTGCGTGGCGCTGGTGGGCGAGTCGGGTTCTGGCAAGAGTGTCAGCGCCCGCAGCCTGGTCGGCCTGGCCGGTGCCCGGGCCCAGGTGAGCGCCCGTCGGCTGAGTTTCGATGGCCACGATCTGCTGGCCTTGCGCGAGCGGCAGTGGCGCTCGGTGCGTGGCAGGGACATCGGCTTCGTGCTGCAGGACGCGCTGGTGTCGCTGGACCCGTTGCGCCCGGTGGGCAAGGAAATTCTCGAGGTGCTGCAGGCTCACCAGTACGGCGACCGCCATAGCCGTGCCGAGCGGGTGCATGAATTGCTTGGGCGGGTGGGTGTGCCGGATGTCGAATTGCGTGCGCGCCAACGCCCTGGGCAATTGTCCGGCGGCCTCAGGCAGCGGGCGTTGATTGCCAGTGCCTTGGCGCTCGACCCGGCGCTGGTCATTGCCGACGAGCCCACCACCGCGCTGGATGCCACGGTGCAGGCGCAGATTCTGCAAGTGTTCCAGCAGATCAAGGCGCGTGGCGCCTCGCTGCTGATCATCAGCCATGACCTGGCGGTGGTGGCGCAACTGGCCGACGAGGTAGTGGTGCTGCGCCATGGCGAGGTGGTGGAGCAGGGGCCGATGCAGCAGGTGCTGCGCCAGCCTCGCCATCCCTACACCCAGGCCTTGCTGGCAGCGGTGCCGGCCGAACACCCGCGCGGCAGCCGGCTGTCGCCGGAGCGCGCAGGCGTGCGCCGTGCGCCACGCCTGCGCTTGCACAGCGACGTGCTGCTCGAAGGCCGCGGCCTGGGCAAGCGCTACCTCGGCCCGGACGGGCGGCTGCGCCAGGTGGTGCAGGGTGTCGACTTCACCCTGCGCGCCGGGCGCACCCTGGGCATTGTCGGCGAGTCCGGCTCGGGCAAGACCACCGTGGCACGCATTGCCCTCGGCCTGCTGCAGCCGGACGAGGGCGAGGTGCTGTACCGCGGGCAGCCCTGGAACCGCCCGGGCAACGCGGTGAGCGAGGCTGTGCGCAGGCCGTTGCGTCGCGAAATCAGTGTGATCTACCAGGACCCGCTGGGCTCCTTCGACCCGCGCTGGAGCGTGGCGCAGATCCTCGACGACGCCCTGCAGGTGGCCGGTATCGAAGCGGCGGCCAGGCCTGCGCGCATTGCCGTGCTGCTGGGGCAGGTGCGCCTGCCGGCCGAGCTGGCGCAGCGCCGGCCGTTGCAGCTTTCCGGCGGCCAGCGCCAACGGGTGGCGATTGCCCGGGCAATTGCCAGCGAGCCGAAGCTGATCATCTGCGATGAGCCGGTGTCGGCCCTGGATGTGTCGGTGCAGGCTCAGGTGCTCGATCTGCTGGCTGATCTGCAGGACGAACTGGGCCTGGCGTACCTGTTCATCTCCCATGACCTGGGGGTGATTCGCCATGTCAGCGACGAGGTGCTGGTGATGCGCCATGGCCAGGTGGTGGAGCAGGCGCCGGTGGAGCAGTTGTTCGAGCGGCCGGCGCATGAGTATACGCAGCGGTTGCTGGGGGCCGTGCCACGGCTGCCCGGCAGTGGCGCCGAACTGGTGGTGCCGCCGCTGGACCTGGAGCACGAAGCCTTTGACCTGTTCGACGAGTCGCGCCTCTGGAAGATCGCCATCTGA
- a CDS encoding ABC transporter permease — MTDLTLDQALAPQRRQRSLKLPPLGASLAILFLLGLLLAALAPGLFTRIDPLAIVPRDAFQAPSWAHWLGTDQSGRDIFARIIHGARQSLLIGVAATAISMAIAITLGLLGGLGGARVDRAVGWLLEVLFAFPSLVLALLFVAVFGSGVGPLIVATGLGGAPGYARMVRGQVLAVRNAGYIEAARALGHSTSRIVLRQLLPNAMRPLLVTLTMGVGQAIVWASALSFLGLGARPPAPEWGTLLSMGRDFIANAWWLTFFPGLFIVLTTLATTVTGRYIQQRLEGRLP, encoded by the coding sequence ATGACAGACCTTACCCTCGACCAGGCGCTGGCGCCGCAGCGCCGGCAACGGTCTCTGAAACTGCCACCGCTGGGTGCCAGCCTGGCCATCCTGTTCCTCCTCGGCTTGCTGCTGGCAGCCTTGGCGCCGGGGTTGTTCACCCGTATCGACCCGCTGGCCATCGTCCCGCGTGACGCCTTCCAGGCGCCGAGCTGGGCGCATTGGCTGGGCACCGACCAGTCGGGCCGCGACATCTTTGCGCGGATCATCCATGGGGCGCGGCAGAGCTTGCTGATCGGTGTGGCGGCCACGGCCATTTCCATGGCCATCGCCATTACCCTCGGCCTGCTCGGCGGCCTTGGCGGCGCACGGGTAGACCGTGCGGTGGGCTGGTTGCTGGAAGTGCTGTTCGCTTTCCCCAGCCTGGTGCTGGCGCTGTTGTTCGTGGCGGTGTTTGGCAGTGGCGTCGGCCCGCTGATCGTTGCCACCGGGCTGGGTGGCGCGCCGGGTTATGCACGCATGGTCCGCGGCCAGGTGCTGGCGGTGCGCAATGCCGGCTACATCGAAGCGGCGCGGGCCCTGGGCCATTCGACCTCGCGCATCGTGTTGCGCCAACTGCTGCCCAACGCCATGCGGCCGCTGCTGGTCACGCTGACCATGGGCGTCGGCCAGGCCATCGTCTGGGCCTCGGCACTGAGCTTCCTCGGCCTGGGCGCACGGCCGCCGGCACCGGAGTGGGGGACCCTGCTGTCGATGGGCCGCGACTTCATCGCCAACGCCTGGTGGCTGACCTTCTTCCCCGGGCTGTTCATCGTCCTCACCACCTTGGCCACCACGGTGACTGGCCGCTATATCCAACAACGCCTGGAGGGCCGCCTGCCATGA